AGGGCGTTCAACAAGGCATAAGTTTGCCGCGAGCTAGCCGGACTATCGGGTAACAGAGTCTGATCGAAGACCAGATTGACGCCGCCGCCCAGATGCAGGCCGCGTAGCGCCTCAATGCTAAAGTCGTAACGTGTCCAAAGGTTGGCCAGATGCGGCGCGCTCATTTGCAGCGGCGCGTTGTGGAAGCGATTGACGTTCTTGTAGTTAGCCAGCCCCGCCGCATCGAGCGTGCCGGGGTCTTGGGCGAGGATGGCATGGTCCTGACCGCTGAATTCGGTGATCCTGGCATCCATATAGCTGTAGGACAGATACAGTTGCCAGTCGTCTGTCAGTTTAGCGGTGGCGTCCCATTCGATGCCTCGGGAACGCTGTTCACCGCTTTGCAGACCGTAAATGGTGATGCCGCCGGCGGAATTGGTCAACGCCATATCGTTGACGATGTTTTTATTTAAGATCTCGAAGTAAGTCAGCGTGCTGGATAAACGACCGTCAAACCAGTCCGCTTTAATGCCGACATCGTAACCCCAGCCCTCAGTAGGCTTGGGAATCGACGTGCTACCGTCCAGATTGTTGGCCGGAAAAGTGCCCGGCACGAACGATTCCGCGTAGCTGGCGAACAACGACCATTCCGGTGTCAGCTTAAAGAGCAGCCCGTATTGGGGCGTGACCGCGCTTGCGGTGGCGCCCTGTGCTTGGCCGGTCAGGCGGTTTGTGTATTGGCTTTCTGTTGATGTCCAGCGCCAACCGGCCAACAGCAGCAAACGGTCATCGAAAAAACCGAAGGTAGAGCTGCCGTAGACCGACTTGTCGACAGCGTTCACGTTCTCGTCGGTGAGGCTGGTCGTCAGCCGGGATAAGGGTATCGCCGTATGCCGGTTCCAGGTATTGGGATTGCCGAGATCCCACAAAGGCAAAGGCGAGGCGGTGGGATTGCTGCCCAAGGCCGGATCGTTGGGTGCCTGGCCGGCGGCGCGATGGAAGTTGCGGTCAATGTATTGACCGCCCAGCAGCAAGCGCAGACTGGCGAAGCCCAGGTCATACTTACCCACGCCTTGCAGTTCTATCGTGTCGTCACGGTTGCTGTAGGCTTGCTGCCTGACTCGGCGACCCTGCATCAACGTCGTGTTATTACTCATGCCCAAGTTACCGGTAAACAGCGCATCGACATCGTATTCCAGATGCGAATAGCCGGTACGCAGATTCCAGTGTTCGTCGGCCTTAAAATCTATCCAGGTACTGAGATTGTGGGTGTGGCTACGCCGATAGTCGCTGTAAGCCATGCTGTTCCAATTGTCGGGCAAACCCGGCACATCGACGCCGGAAAGGTTGGGGTCCGCGGCAGTGGGCAATACCCCGGCCTGCGTGTTGTAGCCGGGCTTTTGCATGAGTTGGGGCTCTTCTATTTTTTCGAAGTTTTCGTATTTTACCGAGACACTCAGGCGGTCGCTGGGTTGCCAAAGCAAAGAAGGCGAGATGTTCCAGGAATGGGCATCGTAGGGCTCCCAGTAATGCATATCCTGATCATAGGAAGCCGCCAGCCGGTAGAACAGGTTTTTTGTAGCCGGTCCCGTCACGTCAACATCGAAACGATACTCGCCGTAGGAGCCGTAACGCCCATCCGCAGCAGCGGCAAACCGGCGCTGCGGGTTTTTGGTGATGACATTGACGATACCGCCCGGCGCGACCTGACCGTACAGAAACGATGCCGGCCCCTTGACCACTTCAAGCCGCGAGATATTGGTGAAATCCAAAATGGACGGACCGTGGACGCCGTCGCGCAACGTGTGAATATTGCCGCCGGCCAAAGAACCCACTGCAAAGCCGCGAATGGCCAAGTTGGCGTTGCCTTCGTTGAAGTCGTTGCTGCGATAAGTGACTCCCGGCGAATAGCGGGCTATGTCGAAAATATCCCGGGGTTTTTGATCCTTGATGAACGACTCGGTAAAGGCTTGGAGCGCAAACGGCAAGTCGCTGATCGGTGCATCGAAACGGGAGCCGGACACCGAATTCGAAGCAAGGTATCCGCTATCAAGCTGGGAAGACACATCGAACGGCGACACCTTGACATTCACCAGCTCCAGCAGATCCATATCCGCCACATCCCTGGCGGCCTCATCGGCCTGTTCAGAAAGACGGGTGTCGATAACAGCATCGTCAGCCGCTTTCAAATCAGTCGAAAACGTCCGGCCAGCCTGGGAATCGGCTTCGAAGTCTGCGCCGGGTTCCGCCGCCAGCGTTAAGGGCTGGCGCAGCACACTAAACACAAAAACCAGTCCGATAGACCAGCCGACGCCAAATTGAGACCCACAGTCTTTCATTTTGCATCCCCCCAGTGAGATTTATTAACCCGGCCCTTAAACATCGCCCACACCAGCCTGGACTTCGACGAGCTCAGCCCGGACGGCATACCCGCGACCAATAGGGCCGGGTTAATAACGCGAAGATCTAGTTATTTTTTTAAAACCGCGGGACAACACCCGCCGTTCACTAAACAGCTTAGTTCAGTTGGTAACGGAGGGCAATTTCTACGAACGTGGGGATGGGGTTTCTCGCCAGCACCCGGCGAGAAGGAAGAAACGACGGCTGGATAGGCTTGCCGCCGTCTATTTAGCCTGACTCAACACAGAGGCCAGGTTGACGCCCTTGGGACTAGAAATACACAAAATAATGGGGCCGACGCTGAGCATTGCCAGCTTGTTGACGGCACCGACAATGACGATCTGTTCGATCTCGCCCAAACCCAGCGAGGTTTCACCGTGCTGTGCAGCGCGAATGGTTTCCTGAATAATCGCCCCGAACGCATCCGCATCCATATTGGGCGCTTCCGCGGATTGGGCCAGAATCAGGCCGTCGTGGTAGGCTGCGCAAGCGCTTACGCCATTGATCTTGACCACTTTATCCACCACAGACTGCACGGCGTCGATGAATGCCGCGCGCTTTAAGCGGGTGGCTTCACTGACATTGACGATGTCGGCCGCAGGTTGCCGGCGCGCGGCGAGATAATCGTCGGCGAGCGTATCCAACTGCGCCAACTGCGATTCAAACCAATGCATATTTAAGCTCTAGACGGCGGTTAATTGGCCAGATAACTGGTAAACAATTTTTTCAATACCGGAATGGTTTCTTTTAATTCAAACCGCACCCGTCCTAACAACGCTTCCCGCTGGGTGACCAGAGCCAGAATAAAACCCGCGTCTATCGGCGTCGATAAAATGTAACCGTCGTTGTTTTCGCAGATCACCATATTGGTTAAATGATGGCCGACATGTTGCGCCGCTTTGGCCGCCGCGCCGAACACCACCTGCACCGAAGCACCGATGGCGTCGGTGTTGATTTCAAAATCGCGGTGAATATGCGTGACAAAGCCGTCGCTATCGACAATGGCCGCCGCCGACACGCCCTGGATGTTCATCAGATTGCGCAAGATGGAATCGATTTCGTTGTTCTGAGATTTTCGCGGATCGAGAAATTGGACATTACTACTCATGTTGCTCTCCTGATGCTTTTAATAATTATCAACCTACAGTAAATCGACGCGGATTAAACACGTCTTGTCGCCCAGCGCGTTGCACTTGGTTTCGGTGGCCTTTACATTACGATTGAAAAAAGTTTTAACGATACCGCCAACCATGCCGGCTTCGAAATGGCAAATAGGCGCCGACACATGATGAATACCGGCGCAGGAAACGCATTCGTCCACCCTTAACTCCAGCACGCCCGCGGACAAGTCCACTTTATCCGGCACCACCAAACCGATACTCAGCTGCCGGCACAGCAATTTGATTTTGCCGACATAGGTTTCCAGGTCTTTATCGATATTGGCGGCGGCAATTTGGCCCATCGCCAAACCCAAACTCTGGCCGGAATGATAAACCAGCGAAGGAGCACCCTGGCCTAATATGTCTTCTACGTTGGAACCCAAAGCCACCATGCGCAAGGCTTGAAACAAGCGAATGGGAATCAGCGGGCCCAGATCGTTGCGATTTTCGATATCGAACTCGCCGGAAATAATACCGTCGAGAATTTGCTGCTGGGCTATCTGATAGTCTGATTTACTGTTTTGTATCATAGCGTCTACCCTCTTCAATTCGGTTAATTATCCACACACTGCAATTCGACCCGACGATTTAAGGCCTGGCCCTCTTTGGTATCGTTCGGCGCCGCCGGATTTCTCATACCTTCCGATGCGGTGAAGATGGCTGTTGAGCCGATACCTTTGCCGACCAACAGTCTTTTAACG
The window above is part of the Methylomonas sp. ZR1 genome. Proteins encoded here:
- a CDS encoding TonB-dependent siderophore receptor, with protein sequence MKDCGSQFGVGWSIGLVFVFSVLRQPLTLAAEPGADFEADSQAGRTFSTDLKAADDAVIDTRLSEQADEAARDVADMDLLELVNVKVSPFDVSSQLDSGYLASNSVSGSRFDAPISDLPFALQAFTESFIKDQKPRDIFDIARYSPGVTYRSNDFNEGNANLAIRGFAVGSLAGGNIHTLRDGVHGPSILDFTNISRLEVVKGPASFLYGQVAPGGIVNVITKNPQRRFAAAADGRYGSYGEYRFDVDVTGPATKNLFYRLAASYDQDMHYWEPYDAHSWNISPSLLWQPSDRLSVSVKYENFEKIEEPQLMQKPGYNTQAGVLPTAADPNLSGVDVPGLPDNWNSMAYSDYRRSHTHNLSTWIDFKADEHWNLRTGYSHLEYDVDALFTGNLGMSNNTTLMQGRRVRQQAYSNRDDTIELQGVGKYDLGFASLRLLLGGQYIDRNFHRAAGQAPNDPALGSNPTASPLPLWDLGNPNTWNRHTAIPLSRLTTSLTDENVNAVDKSVYGSSTFGFFDDRLLLLAGWRWTSTESQYTNRLTGQAQGATASAVTPQYGLLFKLTPEWSLFASYAESFVPGTFPANNLDGSTSIPKPTEGWGYDVGIKADWFDGRLSSTLTYFEILNKNIVNDMALTNSAGGITIYGLQSGEQRSRGIEWDATAKLTDDWQLYLSYSYMDARITEFSGQDHAILAQDPGTLDAAGLANYKNVNRFHNAPLQMSAPHLANLWTRYDFSIEALRGLHLGGGVNLVFDQTLLPDSPASSRQTYALLNALIGYTWEVGGHSMSVDLMGKNLLDEQYRPSQSSRSRPRELMINFSVKF
- a CDS encoding roadblock/LC7 domain-containing protein translates to MSSNVQFLDPRKSQNNEIDSILRNLMNIQGVSAAAIVDSDGFVTHIHRDFEINTDAIGASVQVVFGAAAKAAQHVGHHLTNMVICENNDGYILSTPIDAGFILALVTQREALLGRVRFELKETIPVLKKLFTSYLAN
- a CDS encoding V4R domain-containing protein, translated to MIQNSKSDYQIAQQQILDGIISGEFDIENRNDLGPLIPIRLFQALRMVALGSNVEDILGQGAPSLVYHSGQSLGLAMGQIAAANIDKDLETYVGKIKLLCRQLSIGLVVPDKVDLSAGVLELRVDECVSCAGIHHVSAPICHFEAGMVGGIVKTFFNRNVKATETKCNALGDKTCLIRVDLL
- a CDS encoding roadblock/LC7 domain-containing protein, with protein sequence MHWFESQLAQLDTLADDYLAARRQPAADIVNVSEATRLKRAAFIDAVQSVVDKVVKINGVSACAAYHDGLILAQSAEAPNMDADAFGAIIQETIRAAQHGETSLGLGEIEQIVIVGAVNKLAMLSVGPIILCISSPKGVNLASVLSQAK